In bacterium, the following proteins share a genomic window:
- the hisI gene encoding phosphoribosyl-AMP cyclohydrolase, producing the protein MSKIEELLDAVKYDDKGLVTAVAQDCDNGQVLMVAFMNREALRNTLERRVACYWSRSRGKLWVKGETSGHFQKVRHIFFDCDMDAVVMQIEQVGGACHTGYRSCFYREATPEGELTVVGKKVFDEAETYGKG; encoded by the coding sequence ATGTCGAAGATCGAGGAATTGCTGGACGCGGTAAAGTACGACGACAAGGGCCTGGTCACCGCCGTGGCCCAGGACTGTGACAACGGCCAGGTGCTGATGGTGGCGTTCATGAACCGCGAGGCCCTGCGCAACACCCTGGAACGGCGCGTGGCCTGCTACTGGAGCCGCTCGCGGGGCAAGCTCTGGGTCAAGGGCGAGACCAGCGGGCATTTCCAGAAAGTGCGCCACATCTTTTTCGACTGTGACATGGACGCCGTGGTGATGCAAATCGAACAGGTGGGCGGGGCCTGCCACACCGGCTACCGCAGTTGTTTCTACCGCGAGGCCACGCCCGAGGGCGAGCTGACCGTGGTGGGCAAAAAAGTCTTCGATGAGGCCGAGACCTACGGAAAAGGCTGA